The following are from one region of the Streptomyces decoyicus genome:
- a CDS encoding response regulator transcription factor: MQRIRVLVVDDHRIFAESLAAALAAEQDVDVAAAGSAPAALRNLDRAVTDGRRFDVLLADADLAAPLLAVPAQGAARDTVPRAVPRDGIALVSGLRTSHPYLRTVVLADRDDPRRAAAALQAGASGWVAKDCSLSRLLAVIRGVLRDETHLPPALLTGVLRELTAARKHRSESERLVESLTPREREVLRCMVAGLGRKAVAERLFLSPHTVRTHMQNVLGKLGVHSTLAAVALARRAGVGPVELEAAAAAASVPVP; the protein is encoded by the coding sequence GTGCAACGCATCCGGGTTCTGGTGGTCGACGACCACCGCATCTTCGCCGAATCCCTGGCGGCCGCGCTCGCCGCGGAACAGGACGTGGACGTCGCGGCCGCGGGCAGCGCTCCCGCGGCGCTGCGCAATCTGGACCGTGCGGTCACCGACGGCCGCCGGTTCGACGTGCTGCTCGCCGACGCCGACCTCGCCGCGCCGCTGCTCGCGGTGCCCGCGCAGGGGGCGGCCCGCGACACCGTGCCGCGCGCCGTCCCGCGGGACGGCATCGCGCTGGTCTCCGGCCTGCGCACCAGCCATCCGTATCTGCGCACCGTCGTCCTCGCCGACCGCGACGATCCGCGCCGCGCGGCGGCCGCGCTGCAAGCAGGCGCCTCCGGCTGGGTGGCCAAGGACTGTTCGCTCTCCCGGCTGCTCGCCGTCATCCGCGGGGTGCTGCGGGACGAGACGCATCTGCCGCCCGCGCTGCTGACCGGTGTGCTGCGGGAGCTGACGGCGGCCCGCAAGCACCGCTCCGAGAGCGAGCGGCTGGTGGAGTCGCTGACCCCGCGCGAGCGCGAGGTGCTGCGCTGCATGGTGGCGGGCCTGGGCCGCAAGGCGGTCGCCGAGCGGCTGTTCCTCTCCCCGCACACGGTCCGTACGCATATGCAGAATGTGCTCGGCAAGCTCGGGGTGCACTCCACCCTCGCAGCGGTCGCGCTGGCCCGCCGGGCCGGGGTCGGCCCGGTCGAGCTGGAGGCGGCGGCCGCAGCGGCCTCGGTGCCGGTGCCGTGA
- a CDS encoding sodium:solute symporter family protein → MITLAEGLRLPTNGLDYTILAIYFVVVLGIGFAAKRSVKTSLDFFLSGRSLPAWVTGLAFVAANLGATEILGMAANGAQYGAYTVHWYWIGAIPAMVFLGLVMMPFYYGSKVRSVPEFLLHRFGPSSHLLSSVIFAVSSVLIAGVNLYAMAIVLQALLGWPQWVAIVVAGAFVLAYITIGGLSSAIYNEVLQFFVILAALIPLTIVGLKRVGGWDGLTDSLNSSHGDAFLTAWKGTGIGEANPLGANWLTIVLGLGFVMSFGYWTTNFAEVQRALSAKNLSAAQRTPLIAAFPKIFIPLVVVVPGLIALVMEPTLGKSKDGLQYNDAIPVLMRDLLPNGVLGIAVTGLLAAFMAGMAANVSSFNTVFTNDIWATYLKKGCEDRYYLKTGRVVTAVGVLIGMGTAFIASSFSNIMNYLQTLFSFFNVPLFVVFIIGMFWKRTSAAAGFWGLLSGTVAAMINYFWLYKQGIIAIPSEQGANFVSSIVAFVVGALVMVLVTLVTKPKPAASLAGLVYGSRSPGMEELPAEGDDAWYRKPALLGWGAVVLAAVCYIPFSF, encoded by the coding sequence ATGATCACCCTGGCCGAAGGGCTACGGCTTCCCACCAACGGGCTCGATTACACGATCCTGGCCATCTACTTCGTCGTCGTCCTCGGCATCGGATTCGCGGCCAAACGCAGCGTGAAGACGAGCCTGGACTTCTTCCTCTCCGGGCGGTCCCTGCCTGCCTGGGTCACCGGCCTCGCCTTCGTCGCCGCCAACCTCGGCGCCACCGAGATCCTCGGTATGGCCGCCAACGGGGCGCAGTACGGGGCCTACACCGTGCACTGGTACTGGATCGGCGCCATCCCGGCGATGGTCTTCCTGGGCCTGGTGATGATGCCGTTCTACTACGGCTCCAAGGTCCGCTCGGTGCCCGAGTTCCTGCTGCACCGCTTCGGCCCCTCCTCCCATCTCCTCTCCTCGGTCATCTTCGCCGTCTCCTCGGTGCTGATCGCCGGCGTGAACCTGTACGCCATGGCGATCGTGCTCCAGGCGCTGCTCGGCTGGCCGCAGTGGGTCGCGATCGTCGTGGCCGGCGCCTTCGTCCTCGCGTACATCACCATCGGCGGCCTCTCCTCGGCGATCTACAACGAGGTGCTCCAGTTCTTCGTCATCCTGGCCGCGCTGATCCCGCTGACCATCGTCGGCCTCAAGCGCGTCGGGGGCTGGGACGGCCTGACGGACTCCCTCAACTCCTCGCACGGCGACGCCTTCCTCACCGCCTGGAAGGGCACCGGCATCGGCGAGGCCAACCCGCTCGGCGCGAACTGGCTCACCATCGTCCTCGGCCTCGGCTTCGTGATGAGCTTCGGCTACTGGACCACCAACTTCGCCGAGGTGCAGCGCGCGCTGTCCGCGAAGAACCTCTCCGCCGCCCAGCGCACCCCGCTGATCGCTGCCTTCCCCAAGATATTCATCCCGCTGGTGGTGGTCGTCCCGGGCCTGATCGCGCTGGTCATGGAGCCGACGCTGGGCAAGTCCAAGGACGGGCTCCAGTACAACGACGCGATCCCGGTGCTGATGCGGGACCTGCTGCCCAACGGCGTGCTGGGCATCGCCGTCACCGGCCTGCTCGCCGCCTTCATGGCCGGCATGGCCGCCAACGTCTCGTCCTTCAACACGGTGTTCACCAACGACATCTGGGCGACGTACCTCAAGAAGGGCTGCGAGGACCGCTATTACCTCAAGACCGGACGCGTGGTCACCGCGGTCGGTGTGCTGATCGGCATGGGCACGGCCTTCATCGCCTCGTCCTTCAGCAACATCATGAACTACCTCCAGACGCTCTTCTCCTTCTTCAACGTCCCCCTGTTCGTCGTCTTCATCATCGGCATGTTCTGGAAGCGGACCAGCGCCGCGGCCGGCTTCTGGGGTCTGCTGTCCGGCACGGTCGCCGCGATGATCAACTACTTCTGGCTCTACAAGCAGGGCATCATCGCGATCCCCTCCGAACAGGGCGCCAACTTCGTCTCCTCGATCGTGGCGTTCGTCGTCGGCGCGCTGGTGATGGTCCTCGTCACCCTGGTCACCAAGCCCAAGCCGGCCGCCTCGCTGGCGGGCCTGGTCTACGGATCGCGGTCCCCCGGCATGGAGGAACTGCCGGCCGAGGGTGACGACGCCTGGTACCGCAAGCCGGCCCTGCTGGGCTGGGGTGCGGTCGTCCTCGCCGCCGTCTGCTACATCCCCTTCTCCTTCTGA
- the galE gene encoding UDP-glucose 4-epimerase GalE, which translates to MSKKYLVTGGAGYVGSVVAAHLLQAGHEVTVLDDLSTGHREGVPAGAHFIEGRIQDAAKWLDPSYDAVLHFAAFSQVGESVVDPEKYWRNNVGGTMDLLAAMRDAGVRTLVFSSTAATYGEPKATPITESAETAPTSPYGASKLAVDHMISGEAAAHGLAAVSLRYFNVAGAYGSCGERHDPESHLIPLVLQVAQGKREAISVFGEDYPTPDGTCVRDYIHVADLAEAHLLALDAARAGEHLICNLGNGNGFSVREVIETVRKVTGHPVPEITAGRRGGDPAVLVASARTAIDRLGWRPGRADLAEIVADAWQFAQHLDRTKES; encoded by the coding sequence GTGAGCAAGAAGTACCTGGTCACGGGCGGTGCGGGATATGTCGGCAGCGTCGTTGCGGCCCATCTGCTCCAGGCCGGTCACGAGGTGACCGTGCTGGACGACCTGTCCACCGGCCACCGTGAGGGCGTCCCCGCAGGTGCCCACTTCATCGAGGGCCGCATCCAGGACGCCGCGAAGTGGCTCGACCCCTCCTACGACGCGGTGCTGCACTTCGCCGCCTTCTCGCAGGTCGGCGAGTCCGTCGTGGACCCCGAGAAGTACTGGCGCAACAACGTCGGCGGCACCATGGACCTGCTCGCCGCCATGCGCGACGCCGGCGTCCGCACCCTCGTCTTCTCCTCCACCGCCGCCACCTACGGCGAGCCGAAGGCCACCCCGATCACCGAGTCCGCCGAGACCGCGCCCACCAGCCCGTACGGCGCCAGCAAGCTCGCCGTCGATCACATGATCAGCGGTGAGGCCGCGGCCCACGGCCTGGCCGCCGTCTCGCTGCGCTACTTCAACGTCGCCGGCGCCTACGGCAGCTGCGGCGAGCGCCACGACCCCGAGTCGCACCTCATCCCGCTCGTCCTCCAGGTAGCCCAGGGCAAGCGCGAGGCGATCTCCGTCTTCGGCGAGGACTACCCCACCCCCGACGGCACCTGCGTCCGCGACTACATCCACGTCGCCGACCTCGCCGAGGCCCACCTCCTGGCCCTCGACGCCGCGAGGGCCGGTGAGCACCTGATCTGCAACCTCGGCAACGGCAACGGCTTCTCCGTCCGCGAGGTCATCGAGACCGTCCGCAAGGTCACCGGGCACCCCGTCCCCGAGATCACGGCCGGGCGCCGCGGCGGCGACCCGGCCGTGCTGGTGGCCTCCGCCCGGACCGCCATCGACCGCCTCGGCTGGCGGCCCGGCCGCGCCGACCTCGCGGAAATCGTCGCCGACGCCTGGCAGTTCGCGCAGCACCTCGACCGGACGAAGGAGTCCTGA
- a CDS encoding response regulator transcription factor, giving the protein MGVRLMVVDDHRLLAEALASALKLRGHRVLAAAAPSAGAAELVVSRAPEVCLLGTAAPARPGAFDPVVRIKKERPQVAVVVLGPVPSPRGIAAAFAAGASGYVRNDERIEGVERAMMKARAGESAVSPQLLQQAFEELLHPAAQPDDEGARLLELLTPREVEVLMRVADGEDTRLIAAGMEIAPSTARTHVQRVLMKLEVGSRLEAAALAARTGLLDRAAGGRAARAAAGAGPASGPGPGLEPDDPPPPPLSQ; this is encoded by the coding sequence ATGGGCGTGCGGCTCATGGTGGTCGACGATCATCGTCTGCTCGCGGAGGCGCTCGCCTCGGCGCTGAAGCTGCGCGGGCACCGTGTCCTGGCGGCGGCCGCGCCGAGCGCCGGGGCCGCGGAGCTGGTGGTGAGCCGGGCGCCCGAGGTGTGCCTGCTGGGGACCGCCGCGCCCGCCCGGCCCGGCGCCTTCGACCCGGTCGTACGGATCAAGAAGGAGCGGCCGCAGGTCGCGGTGGTGGTGCTGGGCCCGGTGCCCAGCCCGCGCGGGATCGCCGCCGCTTTTGCCGCCGGTGCCTCCGGTTACGTCCGTAACGACGAGCGGATCGAGGGCGTGGAGCGCGCCATGATGAAGGCGCGGGCGGGGGAGTCGGCGGTCTCGCCGCAGCTGTTGCAGCAGGCCTTCGAGGAGCTGCTGCACCCCGCGGCGCAGCCCGACGACGAGGGCGCGCGGCTGCTGGAGCTGCTCACCCCGCGCGAGGTCGAGGTCCTCATGCGGGTCGCGGACGGCGAGGACACCCGGCTGATCGCGGCGGGGATGGAGATCGCGCCGAGTACGGCGCGTACGCATGTGCAGCGCGTGCTGATGAAGCTGGAGGTGGGGTCACGGCTGGAGGCCGCGGCCCTGGCGGCGCGTACCGGGCTGCTGGACCGGGCGGCGGGCGGCCGTGCCGCACGCGCCGCGGCGGGAGCGGGCCCGGCGTCGGGGCCGGGGCCGGGGCTGGAGCCGGATGATCCGCCTCCGCCCCCGCTGTCGCAGTAG
- the galK gene encoding galactokinase, whose product MTAHGAVTPATGRPHGARRTAEEFTAVYDAAPTGTWAAPGRVNLIGEHTDYNDGFVMPLALPHTTLAAASARTDGVLRLHSGGADGGIVELRIDELRPAPQGGWAAYPAGVVWAMREAGLPVGGADLHYDSTVPTGAGLSSSAALEIVTALALNDLYALGQEPQRLAQLAQRAENAFVGVPCGIMDQTAAACCTEGHALFLDTRDLTRRQIPFDLAGEGLRLLVVDTRVKHELGDGAYAERRAGCERGARALGVRALRDVPYAHLPEALDRLADEPVVQALVRHIVTENHRVEEVIARLDAGRTRAIGPLLTAGHASLRDDFKISCRELDLAVDTAHAAGALGARMTGGGFGGSAIVLVEEDGATAVGAAVTEAFAAAGHAVPRIFEAVPSAGAHRVE is encoded by the coding sequence ATGACCGCTCACGGAGCCGTCACCCCGGCCACCGGGCGCCCGCACGGCGCCCGGCGCACCGCGGAGGAATTCACCGCGGTGTACGACGCCGCCCCCACGGGCACCTGGGCGGCGCCCGGCCGGGTCAACCTGATCGGTGAACACACCGATTACAACGACGGTTTCGTGATGCCGCTCGCCCTTCCGCACACCACCCTCGCCGCCGCCTCGGCCCGCACCGACGGGGTGCTGCGGCTGCACTCCGGCGGCGCCGACGGCGGCATCGTCGAACTGCGCATCGACGAGCTGCGTCCGGCTCCCCAAGGAGGCTGGGCCGCTTACCCGGCCGGTGTCGTCTGGGCGATGCGGGAGGCCGGTCTGCCCGTCGGCGGCGCGGACCTGCACTACGACAGCACGGTGCCCACCGGCGCCGGACTCTCCTCCTCCGCCGCCCTGGAGATCGTCACCGCGCTCGCCCTCAACGATCTGTATGCGCTCGGCCAGGAGCCGCAGCGACTGGCCCAGCTCGCCCAGCGGGCCGAGAACGCCTTCGTCGGCGTGCCCTGCGGGATCATGGACCAGACCGCCGCGGCCTGCTGCACCGAGGGCCATGCCCTGTTCCTCGACACCCGCGACCTCACCCGGCGCCAGATCCCGTTCGATCTTGCGGGCGAGGGGCTGCGGCTCCTCGTGGTGGACACCCGGGTGAAGCACGAGCTGGGGGACGGCGCATATGCGGAGCGGCGCGCCGGCTGTGAGCGCGGTGCGCGGGCGCTCGGGGTGCGTGCCCTGCGCGATGTGCCGTACGCGCACCTGCCGGAGGCACTCGACAGGCTGGCCGACGAGCCCGTCGTCCAGGCCCTCGTCCGGCACATCGTGACCGAGAACCACCGGGTCGAAGAGGTCATCGCCCGGCTCGACGCGGGCCGCACCCGCGCCATCGGCCCGCTGCTGACGGCCGGCCACGCCTCGCTCCGCGACGACTTCAAGATCTCCTGCCGCGAACTCGACCTCGCCGTCGACACGGCCCATGCGGCGGGCGCCCTCGGGGCCCGGATGACCGGCGGCGGCTTCGGCGGCTCGGCGATCGTGCTCGTCGAGGAGGACGGCGCTACGGCCGTCGGCGCGGCGGTCACCGAAGCCTTCGCGGCGGCCGGCCATGCCGTCCCGCGGATCTTCGAGGCGGTCCCGAGCGCGGGAGCACACCGCGTCGAGTAG
- a CDS encoding SseB family protein produces the protein MSLADEVAAAHAGHPNPAALVGELRRTSLLVPVVNDSLMSAELTGIRWLYAFSDEQELADFAVSRGADPEAELPYVRAVGARLLDVVIPAIEGPAGVVLDAGSEQAMVFPPVSGIVPDSVAVGLTEPEHTESGPGAPTAGGAA, from the coding sequence ATGTCATTGGCCGACGAAGTAGCGGCAGCGCATGCAGGACATCCGAATCCAGCCGCACTGGTGGGTGAGTTGCGCCGGACGTCGCTATTGGTGCCGGTTGTCAACGACTCCCTCATGTCGGCCGAGTTGACCGGTATCCGTTGGTTGTATGCCTTCTCCGACGAGCAGGAACTGGCCGACTTCGCCGTGTCCCGGGGCGCCGACCCCGAGGCCGAGCTGCCTTACGTCCGCGCCGTCGGTGCGCGCCTCCTGGACGTCGTCATCCCCGCCATCGAGGGGCCCGCAGGCGTGGTGCTGGACGCGGGCAGCGAGCAGGCGATGGTGTTTCCGCCGGTCAGTGGCATCGTCCCGGATTCGGTGGCGGTCGGCCTCACCGAGCCGGAGCACACCGAAAGCGGACCCGGAGCACCCACGGCCGGGGGTGCGGCATGA
- the galT gene encoding galactose-1-phosphate uridylyltransferase yields MKKTSTRLADGRELIYYDSRDDVVRDAVDHRPLDPVATASQIRHDRLLGDSVAIASHRQARTYHPPADECPLCPSRDGRHSEIPAADYDVAVFENRFPSLAGDSGRCEVVCFTSDHDASFADLTEGQAALVLEAWTDRTAELAQLPGVEQVFCFENRGAEIGVTLGHPHGQIYAYPFVTPRTARMLTSLAAHHEATGGGNLFDEVVADELADGRRIVLEGEHWVAFVPYAAHWPYEVHLYPKRRVPDLLALDEAARTEFPQIYLEVLRRFDRIFGGWDGGNEGGGMSQGPRAGGAARTPYIAAWHQAPLHAGNRGEFALHLELFTIRRTSGKLKFLAGSESGMNVFINDVPPEAAAERLREVASK; encoded by the coding sequence GTGAAGAAGACGTCGACCCGGCTGGCGGACGGCCGGGAGCTCATCTACTACGACTCGCGCGACGACGTCGTACGCGATGCGGTCGACCACCGCCCCCTCGACCCCGTGGCCACCGCCTCCCAGATCCGCCACGACCGGCTCCTCGGCGACTCCGTCGCCATCGCCTCGCACCGCCAGGCCCGCACCTACCACCCGCCGGCCGACGAGTGCCCGCTGTGCCCGTCCCGTGACGGCCGGCACTCCGAGATCCCCGCCGCCGACTACGACGTCGCCGTCTTCGAGAACCGCTTCCCGTCCCTCGCCGGCGACAGCGGCCGCTGCGAGGTCGTCTGCTTCACCTCCGACCACGACGCCTCCTTCGCCGACCTCACCGAGGGGCAGGCCGCCCTGGTCCTGGAAGCCTGGACCGACCGCACCGCGGAGCTGGCCCAACTCCCGGGCGTGGAGCAGGTCTTCTGCTTCGAGAACCGCGGCGCCGAGATCGGCGTCACCCTCGGCCACCCGCACGGGCAGATCTACGCGTACCCCTTCGTCACCCCGCGCACCGCGCGCATGCTCACCTCGCTCGCCGCACACCACGAGGCCACCGGCGGGGGCAACCTCTTCGACGAGGTGGTCGCCGACGAGCTGGCCGACGGCCGCCGCATCGTCCTCGAAGGCGAGCACTGGGTGGCCTTCGTCCCGTACGCCGCCCACTGGCCCTACGAGGTGCACCTCTACCCCAAGCGCCGGGTCCCCGACCTGCTCGCCCTCGACGAGGCCGCGCGCACAGAATTCCCACAGATCTATCTGGAAGTCTTGCGGCGTTTCGACCGGATTTTCGGTGGGTGGGACGGCGGGAACGAAGGGGGCGGGATGAGCCAGGGGCCCCGGGCGGGCGGCGCCGCCCGCACGCCGTACATCGCCGCCTGGCACCAGGCGCCGCTGCACGCCGGGAACCGCGGAGAATTCGCACTCCACCTCGAGCTTTTCACCATCCGCCGCACTTCCGGCAAGCTGAAGTTTCTCGCGGGTTCCGAATCCGGCATGAACGTGTTCATCAATGATGTGCCGCCGGAGGCCGCGGCCGAGCGACTGCGAGAGGTAGCGAGCAAGTGA
- a CDS encoding beta-galactosidase produces MGIHFGGDYNPEQWPEEVWAEDLKLMKAAQVTMVTAGIFSWAKVEPRPGAWDFGWFDRVMDGLAGAGIAVCLATMTASPPPWLSHAHPAILPEDADGRRRWPGGRQHYCPSSPVYRAHAVRLVEQLATRYAGHPALAVWHIGNEYGCHTRQCYCAVSADDFRSWLRARYGSVDALNAAWSTAFWSQAYGDFDEVLPPRTAPTFPNPAQQLDYLRFGDEALRACYLAEKAVLERVTPEVPVTTNLMPQHKPVDAFAWSAHMDTMALDFYQDPYAPDDHIRAGYVFDLMRSARSGQPWMLLEQAPGAVNWRPRNGPKPPGAMRLWSWQAIAQGADAVLYFQWRQSLGGAEKFHSAMLPHGGTDTRIFREVSALGRELASVPGIEGTRSRAGVALLADWHSWWALELDSKPSTALDHSRIALDHYRPLFEAGVACDVIPPQRELSGYRLVVAPNLYLLTADDAQRLASYVRDGGRLLVSFFSGIVDAHDRVHPGGCPAPLRELLGLRVEEFWPLDEGRSVTVGDGVRTGRADLWSEAIDLEGAEALAHFTDGDLAGRPAVTRHAYGRGTVWYVGTRLDAALMRALLDDVRAAAGVVPVLPGLPEGVQATVREGVGGRYVFLLNHGARTVEVGLPAPMRDALAGADVTGGAGAGPVGRVTLSARGVAVLTEPGA; encoded by the coding sequence ATGGGCATCCATTTCGGCGGCGACTACAACCCCGAGCAGTGGCCCGAGGAGGTGTGGGCCGAGGATCTGAAGCTGATGAAGGCGGCCCAGGTCACCATGGTCACCGCCGGGATCTTCTCCTGGGCCAAGGTCGAACCCCGGCCCGGGGCCTGGGACTTCGGCTGGTTCGACCGCGTCATGGACGGGCTGGCGGGCGCCGGTATCGCCGTCTGCCTGGCCACCATGACCGCCTCGCCCCCACCCTGGCTCTCCCACGCACACCCCGCGATCCTGCCCGAGGACGCGGACGGCCGGCGCCGCTGGCCCGGCGGGCGGCAGCACTACTGCCCCTCCAGCCCCGTCTACCGCGCACACGCCGTACGCCTCGTCGAGCAGCTCGCCACCCGCTACGCCGGCCACCCCGCGCTCGCCGTGTGGCACATCGGCAACGAATACGGCTGCCACACCCGCCAGTGCTACTGCGCGGTGTCGGCCGACGACTTCCGGAGCTGGCTGCGCGCACGGTACGGGAGCGTCGACGCGCTCAACGCCGCCTGGTCGACGGCCTTCTGGTCGCAGGCCTACGGCGACTTCGACGAGGTGCTGCCACCGCGCACCGCGCCCACCTTTCCCAACCCCGCCCAGCAGCTGGACTATCTGCGCTTCGGCGACGAGGCCCTGCGCGCCTGCTACCTGGCCGAAAAGGCGGTACTGGAGCGCGTGACCCCCGAGGTTCCGGTCACCACCAACCTCATGCCGCAGCACAAGCCCGTCGACGCCTTCGCCTGGTCGGCGCACATGGACACGATGGCGCTGGACTTCTACCAGGACCCGTATGCGCCGGACGACCACATCCGGGCCGGCTATGTCTTCGACCTGATGCGCTCGGCGCGCTCCGGACAGCCCTGGATGCTGCTGGAACAGGCGCCCGGCGCGGTCAACTGGCGGCCGCGCAACGGCCCCAAGCCGCCCGGCGCGATGCGGCTGTGGAGCTGGCAGGCCATCGCCCAGGGCGCGGACGCGGTGCTGTACTTCCAGTGGCGGCAGTCGCTGGGCGGCGCGGAGAAGTTCCACTCGGCGATGCTGCCGCACGGCGGGACCGACACCCGCATCTTCCGCGAAGTGTCGGCTCTGGGGCGGGAGTTGGCGTCGGTGCCGGGCATCGAGGGGACCCGGTCGCGGGCCGGGGTGGCGCTGCTGGCGGACTGGCACAGCTGGTGGGCGCTGGAGCTGGACTCCAAGCCGTCGACCGCGCTGGACCACTCCCGTATCGCGCTGGATCACTACCGGCCGCTGTTCGAGGCGGGTGTGGCCTGCGACGTGATCCCGCCGCAGCGTGAGCTGTCCGGCTACCGGCTCGTCGTGGCGCCCAATCTGTATCTGCTCACCGCGGACGATGCCCAGCGGCTGGCCTCCTACGTACGCGACGGCGGACGGCTGCTGGTGTCGTTCTTCTCCGGGATCGTCGACGCGCACGACCGGGTGCACCCCGGCGGCTGTCCGGCGCCGCTGCGGGAGCTGCTGGGGCTGCGGGTGGAGGAGTTCTGGCCGCTGGACGAGGGCCGGTCGGTGACGGTCGGCGACGGCGTCCGTACGGGACGGGCGGATCTGTGGTCGGAGGCCATCGACCTCGAAGGGGCCGAGGCGCTCGCCCACTTCACGGACGGGGACCTCGCCGGCCGGCCCGCGGTGACCCGGCACGCCTACGGGCGGGGCACGGTCTGGTACGTCGGCACCCGGCTCGATGCCGCGCTGATGCGGGCCCTGCTGGACGACGTACGGGCGGCGGCCGGGGTGGTGCCCGTCCTGCCGGGCCTGCCGGAGGGCGTCCAGGCCACCGTCCGCGAGGGCGTCGGCGGGCGCTATGTCTTCCTGCTCAACCACGGGGCGCGGACCGTCGAGGTCGGGCTGCCGGCGCCGATGCGGGACGCGCTGGCGGGGGCGGACGTGACGGGCGGGGCCGGGGCCGGGCCCGTCGGCCGGGTCACGCTGAGCGCCCGGGGTGTGGCCGTACTGACCGAACCCGGCGCGTAG